A section of the Clostridium omnivorum genome encodes:
- a CDS encoding DUF5667 domain-containing protein, which yields MKIKKLAVIIALAVSISGGGIKAFAEDTVSLSGEAGITPDSIFYPIDKAIDNLKVIFTKGDADKAEALEKIAEERLGESEVMTQKGKTKDAKEALDSYVETIGEVQDKLEAAEKNGQQETDKGYLEELQKVEESVAEKQQKSIEVLTALLDKAPENAKENLTKVIEMQTAKKEAVDNMVKERQEYNAAKKQYNTLKEQLEAAKKSGDAETTAKLEEELKTQGQVLAASKDDLQKAIEVKKAVNKDVKVGESKKEEKKSIDKKEETESTNVGQIDEKDNNKAVETKKSEETNKNVQVQKTQNPGQGNSNGNGNNNGKGKK from the coding sequence ATGAAAATAAAAAAGTTAGCGGTTATAATTGCATTAGCAGTTTCAATAAGTGGTGGTGGAATTAAGGCTTTCGCTGAGGACACAGTATCTTTATCTGGGGAGGCAGGAATAACTCCAGACAGCATATTTTATCCAATTGACAAAGCTATAGATAATTTGAAAGTTATTTTCACAAAAGGTGATGCAGATAAAGCTGAGGCATTAGAAAAGATAGCTGAGGAAAGACTTGGTGAAAGTGAAGTAATGACTCAAAAAGGAAAGACAAAAGATGCTAAAGAGGCTTTAGATAGTTATGTAGAAACTATTGGAGAGGTTCAAGACAAATTAGAGGCAGCAGAGAAAAATGGACAACAGGAAACAGATAAAGGCTATTTAGAAGAACTTCAAAAGGTTGAGGAATCAGTAGCAGAAAAGCAACAAAAATCTATAGAGGTTCTTACAGCATTACTAGATAAGGCTCCAGAAAATGCAAAGGAAAACCTTACAAAGGTTATTGAAATGCAAACAGCAAAGAAAGAGGCTGTTGATAATATGGTAAAAGAAAGACAAGAGTATAACGCTGCTAAAAAGCAATACAATACGTTGAAGGAACAGCTTGAAGCTGCAAAGAAGTCTGGAGATGCAGAGACTACAGCAAAATTAGAGGAAGAATTAAAGACTCAAGGACAAGTCCTTGCTGCAAGTAAAGATGATTTACAAAAGGCAATAGAAGTTAAAAAGGCTGTAAATAAAGATGTTAAGGTTGGAGAGTCAAAGAAAGAGGAAAAAAAGAGTATTGATAAAAAAGAAGAGACCGAATCTACTAATGTAGGACAAATCGATGAGAAGGATAACAATAAAGCTGTAGAAACTAAGAAATCCGAAGAGACTAACAAAAATGTACAAGTTCAAAAAACTCAGAACCCGGGTCAAGGTAACAGTAACGGAAATGGTAATAACAATGGCAAAGGTAAAAAATAA
- a CDS encoding 4Fe-4S binding protein, protein MNNNSFIKYIRWIILATFLILITIQTYLHQVLGGGTSPSIHALCPYGGLESLYTVIFSGTFIQKIFIGTMTLLILTLLLSFIFRRSFCGTICPFGALQEFFGLLGKKIFRKRFTIPNKIDKPLRYLKYIVLLLTIIFAWKTAGLWVDPYDPWAAYGHISAGFSSLTSEYLVSLILLIVVLIGSMLYDRFFCKYLCPMGAVYGIISNFSPSKITRNKDKCINCNLCSKSCPVNIDVAHLDKVTSSECLGCQICVLSCPKKDALEYKTLGKALKPITVIILVVVIFFGGLFISKSTGLFDVLPKPVTADTKLNVEEIKGYMSLKDVSTGTGIEIKELYKKLEIPDSVPADTKLKDVKNYVTGFEVETAKEKLEGK, encoded by the coding sequence TTGAATAATAATAGTTTTATTAAGTATATACGGTGGATAATTCTAGCTACCTTCCTTATCCTAATAACAATACAGACATATTTACATCAAGTGCTTGGAGGTGGAACTTCCCCATCAATCCATGCTCTATGCCCTTATGGCGGACTTGAGTCTTTATACACTGTAATTTTCAGCGGCACCTTCATTCAAAAGATATTTATTGGAACAATGACTTTGCTTATATTAACACTGCTATTATCATTTATCTTCAGACGAAGCTTCTGTGGAACAATATGTCCATTTGGAGCACTTCAAGAATTCTTTGGTTTACTTGGAAAGAAAATATTTAGAAAAAGATTTACTATACCAAACAAAATAGACAAGCCTTTAAGATATTTAAAATATATAGTACTATTATTAACTATAATTTTTGCTTGGAAAACCGCAGGCCTATGGGTAGACCCATATGACCCCTGGGCAGCATATGGACACATATCAGCAGGATTTTCCTCATTAACTAGTGAATATTTAGTATCACTTATACTATTAATTGTTGTGCTTATAGGCTCTATGCTTTATGATAGATTCTTCTGTAAATATCTTTGTCCTATGGGAGCAGTATATGGAATAATATCTAACTTCAGTCCTTCAAAGATTACAAGAAACAAGGATAAGTGTATTAATTGCAACCTCTGCAGTAAGAGCTGTCCAGTTAATATTGATGTAGCCCACTTAGATAAAGTAACCTCTTCAGAATGTCTGGGATGTCAAATCTGTGTACTATCCTGTCCTAAAAAAGATGCTCTTGAATATAAAACTCTAGGAAAAGCCCTTAAACCTATTACAGTTATAATACTTGTTGTTGTGATTTTCTTTGGAGGTTTATTTATAAGCAAGTCTACAGGACTATTTGATGTACTGCCTAAACCAGTAACTGCTGATACAAAGCTTAATGTTGAAGAAATAAAAGGTTATATGTCTCTAAAAGATGTTTCAACAGGCACAGGTATAGAAATAAAAGAATTATATAAAAAACTAGAGATTCCTGATTCAGTTCCAGCAGATACAAAATTAAAAGATGTTAAAAACTATGTAACAGGTTTTGAAGTTGAAACTGCAAAGGAAAAGCTTGAGGGAAAATAA
- a CDS encoding YckD family protein, whose product MKNKSLITTLAITLVVGFGVTAYAATNSTSLSYHQGDGMGLGRISGFRGYEIITNLLKDKGVTDTDVTNALNSGKTLNSLAEEKGITNDELKKSLLDERIKIIDDAVAKGTITKEQGDASKARITENIANCTTPGQMNGRNGGASRGNGGGRGMNGNGCLYNSSVTK is encoded by the coding sequence ATGAAAAACAAGAGTTTAATAACAACACTTGCTATTACTTTAGTTGTTGGTTTTGGAGTTACAGCATATGCAGCTACCAATTCCACATCACTTTCTTACCACCAAGGTGACGGTATGGGTTTAGGACGAATTTCAGGGTTCAGAGGCTATGAAATTATAACAAATTTACTTAAAGATAAGGGTGTAACTGATACTGATGTAACTAACGCACTAAACTCTGGCAAAACCTTAAACAGCTTAGCAGAAGAAAAAGGTATAACTAATGATGAGTTAAAGAAATCCTTATTGGATGAAAGAATTAAAATTATTGATGATGCTGTAGCTAAAGGTACTATAACTAAAGAACAAGGAGATGCTTCAAAGGCTAGAATAACTGAAAATATTGCAAACTGTACTACACCTGGACAAATGAACGGTAGAAATGGTGGCGCCAGCAGAGGCAACGGCGGTGGCAGAGGCATGAATGGAAATGGATGCTTATATAATTCTAGTGTAACCAAATAG
- a CDS encoding response regulator transcription factor, protein MKGKILIVEDEKKLSEVMCLYLKKEGYEVQCAFDGEAAEQLIENNEFDLIILDIMMPKKDGWSLLRKIKSKGNTPVILTTARGEEEDRVFGLELGADDYMVKPISMRELILRVGLRINSRSEKSKELRFENMLILEEKRTVIENERIISLTPKEFDLLVFLCKSPNQVFKREQLLDKVWSYDFIGDTRTVDTHIKNLREKIDFCNKNLKTVWGVGYKIES, encoded by the coding sequence ATGAAAGGAAAAATATTAATAGTAGAAGATGAAAAAAAGCTTTCTGAAGTTATGTGCTTATACTTGAAAAAGGAAGGGTATGAGGTGCAGTGTGCCTTTGATGGAGAAGCTGCTGAGCAATTAATTGAAAATAATGAATTTGATTTGATAATACTTGATATAATGATGCCTAAAAAGGATGGATGGTCACTTCTTAGAAAAATCAAAAGCAAGGGCAATACTCCTGTAATTCTGACTACCGCTAGAGGTGAGGAGGAGGATAGAGTTTTTGGACTTGAGCTTGGGGCTGATGATTATATGGTTAAGCCTATAAGTATGAGAGAATTAATTCTCAGGGTTGGTTTAAGAATTAATAGTAGAAGTGAAAAGTCAAAGGAGCTCCGCTTTGAAAATATGCTTATATTAGAAGAAAAAAGAACAGTAATTGAAAATGAACGGATCATTAGCTTAACGCCTAAAGAGTTTGATTTGCTAGTATTTTTGTGTAAAAGCCCGAATCAAGTTTTTAAAAGAGAACAGCTACTAGATAAAGTCTGGTCTTATGATTTTATAGGTGATACAAGAACAGTAGATACCCACATAAAGAATCTTAGAGAAAAAATAGATTTCTGTAATAAAAATTTAAAAACTGTGTGGGGCGTAGGATACAAAATTGAAAGTTAA
- a CDS encoding sensor histidine kinase has product MGKLTRRLIKYYISIITAVILICFIASSLFLSLVYTKMEYTSLNNAAHEFYNYVKAGSNNIDITNNYQISSAFLVKDGSVQPLTSSRMGIMQFVKNMDFSSLQEKGKYKNPMNEEFLYYRYSTEVGDIVVLQNNKFSASFLRTTYLILLLIFILAILISIPVVAFVGKRLTKPILKLQKVASDITNGDYKIDIDVNTDDEIEELSTSIKYMADTLERKNTLQREFIANVSHDFKTPLSVIRNYSEAIYDDILDEVQQKDYAKEIISEVDRLNLLVMDILQLSKLQGGLNMLEKGYFNLCEFLSSFENAFKIFAESKGIELSISVPNVYIYGDAKYLYRVVYNFIDNAIKFSNENSTIRVAASLGEDGIKVSIKNFGEGIDEKSVKDIWNRYYKSSESGGMGLGLAISSEILKLHDFKYGVVSTPGAETEFYFIVPKSMIR; this is encoded by the coding sequence ATGGGGAAACTTACGAGAAGATTGATAAAATACTATATTTCCATAATTACAGCGGTAATTCTAATTTGCTTTATAGCCAGCAGTTTATTTTTATCTTTAGTTTATACAAAAATGGAGTATACTTCTTTAAACAATGCTGCTCATGAATTTTATAATTATGTAAAAGCTGGGAGCAATAATATTGATATTACTAATAATTATCAGATTTCCAGTGCATTTTTAGTAAAGGATGGATCTGTACAGCCATTAACCTCTTCAAGAATGGGAATTATGCAGTTTGTAAAAAATATGGATTTTAGCAGTTTGCAGGAAAAAGGAAAGTATAAAAATCCTATGAATGAGGAATTTCTCTACTATAGATATTCTACAGAGGTAGGAGATATAGTAGTTCTTCAAAACAATAAATTTTCAGCCTCTTTTTTGAGAACAACCTATTTAATTCTGCTGCTAATATTTATCTTAGCTATTCTTATTTCTATACCTGTAGTTGCATTTGTTGGCAAAAGGCTTACTAAACCAATACTTAAGCTCCAGAAGGTAGCTTCTGATATAACAAATGGTGATTATAAAATTGATATTGATGTAAACACTGATGATGAGATTGAGGAACTTTCCACTAGTATTAAATATATGGCTGATACCTTGGAAAGAAAGAATACTCTTCAAAGGGAATTTATTGCTAATGTATCCCATGATTTTAAGACTCCTCTAAGTGTTATAAGAAATTATAGTGAAGCAATATATGATGATATACTTGATGAGGTTCAACAGAAAGATTATGCAAAAGAAATTATAAGTGAAGTTGATAGACTCAACCTTCTAGTTATGGATATTCTCCAGCTATCTAAGCTGCAGGGAGGACTGAACATGCTAGAAAAAGGTTATTTCAATTTATGCGAATTCTTATCAAGCTTTGAGAATGCATTTAAGATTTTTGCTGAAAGTAAAGGAATAGAGTTATCTATTTCGGTTCCAAATGTTTATATTTATGGTGATGCAAAATATTTATATAGAGTAGTCTATAATTTTATTGATAACGCAATAAAATTCAGCAATGAAAATTCTACTATAAGGGTGGCAGCTTCATTAGGTGAGGATGGCATCAAAGTATCAATAAAAAATTTTGGTGAAGGAATAGACGAAAAAAGTGTTAAAGACATATGGAATAGGTATTATAAAAGCAGTGAAAGCGGAGGAATGGGACTTGGACTTGCAATAAGCAGTGAAATTTTAAAATTGCATGATTTTAAATATGGTGTAGTTAGTACACCTGGAGCAGAAACTGAATTTTATTTTATTGTTCCTAAGAGTATGATTAGATAG
- the mltG gene encoding endolytic transglycosylase MltG, with product MKIFKNLLCNKKRITILAILIASILIVISVFYFQRLYTTNTESSYIIIKSGSSSEDISKLLLDKAIIKSKEKFKIYAKLNGLTKNTKDINLIIKPNTSYKELILKLKNQQSDFYVVTIPEGFTLYQIAERLEKYTPLKKEKFLQVSTMDLSSNGIFSKGAAANYDLEGVMYPDTYYIQVGSTEKDVANLMFKRFRSIFSDEDIKRAKELNLSVNQVITVASLVEKEAANDSDRSKIAGVIYNRLKKGMPLQIDASVIYAITKGQYVINRLSYEDLKVKDAYNTYLYKGLPPGPIASPGRPSIEAALYPEKSDYLYYVANGKGHVFSKTYEEHLSNVKKYIK from the coding sequence ATGAAAATATTTAAAAATTTACTATGCAATAAAAAACGAATTACAATTCTTGCTATTTTAATAGCTTCAATCCTAATTGTAATATCAGTTTTCTACTTTCAGAGATTATATACCACAAATACAGAGAGTTCATATATAATTATAAAAAGTGGATCTTCTTCAGAAGATATTTCAAAACTTCTTCTGGATAAAGCTATTATTAAATCTAAAGAAAAGTTTAAAATATATGCAAAACTAAATGGACTTACTAAAAATACAAAGGACATAAATTTAATAATAAAACCTAATACAAGTTATAAAGAATTGATTCTGAAATTAAAAAATCAGCAATCAGATTTTTACGTTGTTACTATCCCTGAAGGCTTTACACTTTATCAAATAGCTGAAAGGTTAGAAAAATATACCCCATTAAAAAAGGAAAAATTTTTACAAGTTAGTACTATGGATTTAAGTTCAAATGGTATATTTTCAAAAGGAGCTGCAGCCAATTATGACTTAGAAGGCGTAATGTATCCAGATACTTATTATATCCAAGTAGGATCCACTGAAAAAGATGTTGCTAATTTAATGTTTAAGAGATTTAGAAGTATTTTTTCTGATGAAGATATAAAGCGTGCAAAAGAATTAAATTTAAGTGTCAATCAGGTTATTACAGTTGCATCTTTAGTTGAAAAAGAAGCTGCAAATGATAGTGATCGAAGTAAAATAGCGGGAGTAATTTATAATAGATTAAAAAAAGGTATGCCTCTTCAAATTGATGCTTCTGTTATATATGCAATTACTAAAGGGCAATATGTTATAAATAGGCTCTCATATGAGGACTTAAAGGTGAAGGATGCGTATAATACTTATTTATATAAAGGACTTCCTCCTGGTCCAATTGCTTCTCCGGGTAGACCGTCAATTGAAGCTGCCCTTTATCCTGAAAAAAGCGACTATTTGTATTATGTTGCAAACGGAAAAGGACATGTGTTTAGTAAAACCTATGAAGAGCATTTAAGCAACGTTAAAAAATATATAAAGTAA
- a CDS encoding FTR1 family iron permease, producing MISSLVLSFREGLEAVLVIGIILTYLTQNNKQKLVKYVYWGTILGVLTGVIGGYIGFKEAKELEEKGADLFEAIMMLVSAGLIGYFVVWMSKQNKNISQSVRNSVDKASTGFGLLVLAFLSVVREGIELIAFILTKVSANASNVALGAALGIILAVIIGYLIFKTSLELNLKIIFKILGIILIFIGAELFGEGMAKLIPSAGELLEEGGSILFGAIAMIYFLKDDIKKLLKRD from the coding sequence ATGATATCTAGTTTAGTGCTTTCATTTAGAGAAGGCCTTGAGGCGGTTTTAGTAATAGGTATTATTTTAACATATCTTACACAAAACAATAAGCAAAAGTTGGTAAAGTATGTATACTGGGGAACAATACTTGGAGTATTGACAGGTGTTATTGGAGGATATATCGGATTTAAGGAAGCTAAGGAGCTTGAAGAAAAGGGAGCAGACCTTTTCGAAGCAATTATGATGCTAGTGTCAGCGGGGCTTATTGGATATTTTGTAGTATGGATGTCTAAACAGAACAAAAACATCTCTCAAAGTGTTAGAAATAGCGTGGATAAGGCTTCTACTGGTTTTGGATTACTTGTTTTAGCATTTCTTTCTGTTGTTAGGGAAGGTATTGAACTAATAGCCTTTATATTAACAAAGGTAAGTGCAAATGCATCAAATGTAGCTTTAGGAGCAGCTTTAGGGATTATCCTAGCCGTTATTATAGGGTATTTAATTTTTAAAACTTCTTTGGAGTTAAATCTTAAAATTATATTTAAGATTCTGGGCATTATACTAATCTTTATTGGTGCTGAATTATTTGGAGAGGGCATGGCAAAGCTTATTCCTTCTGCAGGAGAACTTCTTGAAGAAGGCGGTTCAATATTATTCGGTGCAATTGCTATGATTTACTTTTTAAAAGATGATATAAAGAAATTGTTAAAAAGGGATTAA
- a CDS encoding MarR family winged helix-turn-helix transcriptional regulator: protein MKHKCIIGKINQISTYSNKFIAKRLKEEGLPILQNHIPLFYILPEDGSALLFNEVANIWGISKSSLSDIINKYESQLLIKKCMCSEDKRSVYISLTPEAFYIKQRLESIEAEFLDILLYGFDKAQRKIFDDNIDKAIKNVEKML from the coding sequence ATGAAACATAAATGTATAATTGGTAAGATAAATCAAATTAGTACTTATTCCAATAAATTTATTGCTAAAAGATTAAAGGAAGAGGGCTTGCCAATATTACAGAATCATATTCCATTATTTTATATTCTTCCTGAAGATGGAAGTGCACTGCTTTTTAATGAAGTAGCTAATATATGGGGAATATCTAAGTCTTCTCTATCTGATATTATAAATAAGTACGAAAGTCAATTGCTAATAAAAAAATGCATGTGCTCTGAAGATAAGAGAAGTGTATATATCAGTTTGACTCCAGAGGCATTTTATATAAAGCAAAGGCTTGAAAGCATCGAAGCTGAGTTCTTAGATATATTATTATATGGCTTTGATAAAGCTCAAAGAAAAATCTTTGATGATAATATTGATAAAGCCATAAAAAATGTTGAAAAAATGCTGTAA
- a CDS encoding nitroreductase family protein has protein sequence MNETLKVIKERRTTRKFKAEQIKEEELQAIIEAGLYAPSANNQQSWNFTVIQNAELLEELNIEAKAAAKNIPNEFMQKMANNDKFNAFYGAPTIIIVSGNEEGMMSHVDCAAASENMLIAAESLDIGACWNGFIGILFSSEKGKEYKKKLNIPEDFVPYYAIVLGYKGVRVTSAPERKANSVQYIR, from the coding sequence ATGAACGAAACTTTAAAGGTAATAAAAGAAAGAAGAACTACAAGAAAGTTCAAAGCAGAACAAATAAAAGAAGAAGAATTACAAGCAATTATTGAAGCTGGCTTATATGCTCCTAGTGCTAACAATCAACAGTCTTGGAATTTTACAGTTATACAAAATGCTGAATTATTGGAAGAATTAAACATAGAAGCTAAAGCTGCTGCAAAGAATATTCCCAATGAATTTATGCAAAAGATGGCTAACAATGATAAATTTAATGCTTTTTACGGAGCTCCAACAATTATAATAGTTTCAGGAAATGAAGAGGGAATGATGTCTCATGTGGATTGTGCAGCGGCATCAGAAAATATGCTAATTGCGGCTGAGTCTTTAGATATAGGAGCGTGCTGGAACGGATTTATAGGAATTTTGTTCAGTAGTGAGAAGGGAAAAGAATATAAGAAAAAGCTAAATATCCCAGAAGATTTTGTGCCATATTATGCAATAGTGCTTGGTTATAAAGGTGTTAGAGTGACAAGTGCACCAGAAAGAAAGGCTAATTCAGTACAGTATATTAGATAG
- a CDS encoding YbaK/EbsC family protein → MSVESVKQEFIEKNLALEIIELKESTATVELAAKAIGVEPGQIAKTMAFAIKDENILVVSKGDAKVDNKKFKEFFNAKAKMLSLEDVPNITGHPVGGVCPFGLKSYMKIYLDNSLKQYDYVYPAAGSANTAVKIDLESLQQVTEGKWVDVCK, encoded by the coding sequence GTGAGTGTAGAAAGTGTAAAACAAGAATTTATAGAGAAGAATTTAGCATTAGAGATAATTGAGCTTAAGGAAAGCACAGCTACTGTAGAATTAGCTGCTAAGGCTATAGGAGTAGAACCTGGACAAATAGCTAAAACTATGGCCTTTGCAATTAAGGATGAAAACATACTAGTAGTGTCTAAAGGTGATGCAAAAGTAGACAATAAAAAATTTAAGGAGTTCTTTAATGCAAAAGCTAAAATGTTGTCTTTAGAAGATGTTCCAAATATAACTGGACATCCAGTTGGAGGCGTATGCCCTTTTGGATTAAAAAGTTATATGAAAATATATTTAGATAATTCTCTTAAACAATATGATTATGTATATCCTGCTGCAGGCTCAGCTAATACTGCCGTAAAAATAGATTTAGAAAGCTTACAGCAGGTAACTGAAGGCAAATGGGTTGATGTATGCAAGTAA
- a CDS encoding AI-2E family transporter — protein MIDKIKSKVNKKYTTICAYIIITSLIIFILARATFEIGSILKAVTSALKYIGRLLTPVFVGIIIAYIINPLVVLIERLLRKVKFLKFKNDKKYRNIAVFVCMVLIILVVFLLIGTFIFSITKQFSNMKFDKVISVITSYINGFSDSLINIEAKLKSMNIESRAAEQYVAQISKTLINWLNNFADNLAANTMNISGYISNFVFGLIIAIYLLLDKDEFIQYGNKFSKAMFSERTEKKVKKWLEDLDQIFSGYIRGTLLDALFICVTLSITLGIIGIKFGVLIGIIAGFCHLVPYFGPIVAFIGTVIFGLLNGQYTQVIVAIIVLFIIIQIDANIIAPKLLGSSVSLKPVFILISIIIGAELAGVLGMVLAVPVTALIRLILKKVLEERIKKKEFREDENKIKI, from the coding sequence ATGATTGATAAAATTAAGTCTAAAGTAAATAAAAAGTATACTACTATATGCGCTTATATAATAATTACTTCATTAATAATTTTTATATTGGCAAGAGCAACCTTTGAAATTGGTAGTATTTTAAAAGCGGTAACTTCAGCTTTGAAATACATAGGGAGGCTGCTAACACCTGTATTTGTAGGAATTATAATAGCATACATTATTAATCCTCTAGTTGTTCTTATTGAAAGATTGCTTAGAAAAGTCAAGTTTTTAAAGTTTAAAAATGATAAGAAATATAGAAATATTGCCGTTTTTGTTTGCATGGTTCTTATAATTTTAGTGGTATTTTTGCTAATTGGTACTTTTATATTTAGTATTACAAAGCAATTTTCAAATATGAAATTTGATAAAGTAATAAGTGTTATAACTAGTTATATTAATGGCTTTTCAGACTCTTTAATCAATATTGAAGCAAAACTAAAGAGCATGAATATTGAATCAAGGGCAGCGGAGCAGTATGTTGCACAAATTTCTAAAACACTTATTAATTGGTTAAATAATTTTGCGGATAATCTAGCGGCAAATACAATGAATATTTCTGGTTATATTTCTAATTTTGTTTTTGGATTAATCATAGCAATTTATTTATTACTAGACAAAGATGAATTTATTCAATATGGAAATAAATTCTCAAAGGCTATGTTTTCAGAAAGAACAGAGAAGAAGGTAAAGAAGTGGCTGGAGGATTTAGATCAAATTTTTTCAGGTTATATTAGGGGCACACTATTAGATGCGTTATTCATTTGTGTGACATTAAGTATAACCTTGGGCATTATTGGTATTAAGTTTGGAGTGCTAATAGGTATCATTGCTGGTTTTTGTCATCTAGTACCTTACTTTGGACCAATTGTGGCTTTTATTGGTACAGTAATTTTTGGATTGCTAAATGGTCAATACACTCAAGTTATAGTAGCAATTATTGTTTTATTCATTATTATACAAATTGATGCTAATATAATAGCACCAAAGCTTCTTGGAAGCAGTGTTTCACTAAAACCAGTATTTATTTTGATATCAATAATTATTGGAGCAGAATTAGCTGGTGTTTTAGGAATGGTACTGGCAGTACCTGTTACAGCTTTAATTAGGTTAATTTTAAAGAAAGTTTTGGAAGAGCGAATAAAGAAAAAAGAATTTCGGGAGGA